The following is a genomic window from Pseudomonas parafulva.
AGGTCGTTCATGGTGCGTAGATTGGTGCTGGCGGTGTCCAGGGCGCCGCGTTCGAGGAAGCGCACGGTATTACCCGAGAGCGTGCGCAGCGCCGCCAGTGGCTGGTTGAGCTCGTGGGCGATGCTGGTGGACATCTGTCCAATGGCGGCCAGCTTGCCGGCCTGGACCAGCTCGTCCTGGGCGTGACGCAAGGTTTGTTCGGCATGACGGCGTTCGCGGATCTGACCTTTGAGCCGCTCGTTGCTGGCGCGCAGATCGGCGGTACGCTCGGCGATCCGCCGTTCCAACTGGCTGTTGGCTTCTTCCAGCGCTTCGCGGGCCGCCAGGCGGGTGGCGATCACCTTGCGCCGCTCGTTCCAGGCGATGCCGAGGATCGCCAGCAGGGCGAAGGCGACGCCTACCAGGATGCCTTGGATCATCGACTCGCGGTGCAAGTCCTGCAACGGGGTGAGCAGGGTGAAGTGCCAGGGTGTATCGGCCAGACGTCGGGTCTGTGCCAGGTAGGTGACTTCGTGGCTGGCGTCCTGGCCGCTGTCGCGGCTGGCCGGGAAGGTGAGCTTCTCCACGCCATCGCCCAGGGCTTCTCGCGCCAGAGGGTGCAGCTCGTTGAGCGGCCACCAGTAGTACTGCAGGCTGCGCGCCAGGTCCTCCTTGACCTGAGGGGTCAGCGGGCGGACCGATTTGAGCCGGCGCGCCGGATCGCTGGAGAGAATGATGATGCCGTTCTCGTCGCTGACGAAGGCTTCCAGGCGCGCGCGCTGCCAGCGCTCCTCCAGCGTGTCCAGGCGCACCTTGATCACTGCCACGCCGATGATCCGACCGTGCTCCTCCAGGCCGTGGGCCAGGTAATAGCCGGCCTCGCCAGTGGTACTGCCGATGCCGTAGAAGCGCCCTGGTTGGCCGCGCACGGCATCCTGGAAATAGGCGCGGAAGGCCAGGTCCTCACCCAGGAACGAGTCGGGGTCTCGCCAGTTGCTGGTGGCCTGGACCCGGCCGTTGGTGTCCAGCACATAGATGGCCCGGCTGCGGCTGCGCCGGTTCAGGCCTTCGAGGTATTCGTTGACCGCCTGGCGTGGACCGCCGTCGGGGTCGGCGAGCAATTGCGAAACGCTGTCTTCGAGTTCCAGCAGGCTGGGCAGGTAGGTGTACTTGCTGATTTCGCTCTCGACCGTGCGCGCATGCAGCTCGAGCTGGCGTTCGCCGTTCTCGCTGAGGGTGCGGATGCCGTTGCTCTCGCTGATCATGTAGCCGACCGACCCCAGGCCGACCATCAGCAGGATGATCAGAGGCGGTAGAAACAGTTGGCGGATCAGGCGGGATTTCACGGCAGGCTGTGCAGGGCGAAGAAGCGAGGGATCGCATTTCATCACAGTGGCCTTGTC
Proteins encoded in this region:
- a CDS encoding sensor histidine kinase → MKCDPSLLRPAQPAVKSRLIRQLFLPPLIILLMVGLGSVGYMISESNGIRTLSENGERQLELHARTVESEISKYTYLPSLLELEDSVSQLLADPDGGPRQAVNEYLEGLNRRSRSRAIYVLDTNGRVQATSNWRDPDSFLGEDLAFRAYFQDAVRGQPGRFYGIGSTTGEAGYYLAHGLEEHGRIIGVAVIKVRLDTLEERWQRARLEAFVSDENGIIILSSDPARRLKSVRPLTPQVKEDLARSLQYYWWPLNELHPLAREALGDGVEKLTFPASRDSGQDASHEVTYLAQTRRLADTPWHFTLLTPLQDLHRESMIQGILVGVAFALLAILGIAWNERRKVIATRLAAREALEEANSQLERRIAERTADLRASNERLKGQIRERRHAEQTLRHAQDELVQAGKLAAIGQMSTSIAHELNQPLAALRTLSGNTVRFLERGALDTASTNLRTMNDLIDRMGRITASLRSFARRGEDSGLASLDSAVEATLQVLANRIGACGLQLHRDFDDQALAIDQTRLEQILVNLIGNALDAMTAQAHPQLWLEGELAGDRYRLRVRDNGHGIDHEARKHLFEPFFTTKPGEHGLGLGLTLSASLAAAAKGALSVEHPAGGGTAFVLSLPLATPATDSADTP